One stretch of Tepidibacter hydrothermalis DNA includes these proteins:
- a CDS encoding GrdX family protein, protein MKIITNNSLVVEKFESIYEVEYIDGDFMKILTTCRDYIHNKYRLLTHPLAGSIKPNETPYKTIMIDDVEKLDTESLLLIEKAIDTTKKFQNNFKTPLWTDTILEDFKVIDLDLIKNVIETVNYYVK, encoded by the coding sequence ATGAAAATAATCACTAATAATTCGTTAGTAGTAGAAAAATTTGAGAGTATATATGAAGTAGAGTATATAGATGGAGACTTTATGAAAATATTAACTACTTGTAGAGATTATATACACAATAAATACAGATTATTAACACATCCATTGGCTGGAAGTATAAAGCCAAATGAAACACCGTACAAAACTATAATGATAGATGATGTGGAAAAATTAGATACTGAATCACTTTTACTTATAGAAAAAGCTATAGATACTACTAAAAAATTTCAAAACAATTTTAAAACACCATTGTGGACAGATACAATATTAGAAGATTTTAAAGTTATAGATTTGGATTTAATAAAGAATGTTATAGAAACAGTAAATTATTACGTTAAGTAA
- a CDS encoding DUF6873 family GME fold protein translates to MKFLEKSFIPQKKVSHIIIDARIPKDIEYELKNRNIEIIKTCGCEELYEAVKYHPDMQICHLGKRDLVVAPNLYEQYKNILTEYEFNIIKGTNYIKNKYPYNISYNVALFGEYAIHNFKYTDENIIQYIHDNNIKKINVKQGYCKCCICIVDESSIITSDKGIYKEVSKYNEIDCLLIKTGSIDLFDMNYGFIGGVSGLLDCDELAFLGDIKKHPDYNKIKEFVNKRGKKIISLGKNKLIDLGSIIPVMTRKE, encoded by the coding sequence ATGAAATTTTTAGAAAAATCATTTATACCACAAAAAAAAGTAAGTCATATAATAATAGATGCTAGAATACCTAAAGATATAGAATATGAATTAAAAAATAGAAATATAGAAATAATAAAAACATGTGGATGTGAAGAATTGTATGAAGCAGTTAAATATCACCCAGATATGCAAATATGTCATTTAGGAAAAAGAGATCTAGTAGTAGCTCCGAATTTATATGAACAATATAAAAATATATTAACTGAATATGAATTTAATATAATCAAAGGAACAAATTATATTAAAAATAAATATCCTTATAATATAAGTTATAATGTAGCTTTATTTGGAGAGTATGCTATACACAATTTTAAATATACAGATGAAAACATTATTCAATATATACATGATAATAATATCAAAAAAATAAATGTAAAGCAGGGATACTGTAAATGCTGTATATGCATTGTAGATGAAAGCTCAATAATAACATCTGATAAAGGCATATATAAAGAGGTTTCAAAATATAATGAAATAGATTGTTTATTAATAAAAACAGGAAGTATAGATTTGTTTGATATGAATTATGGTTTTATTGGAGGTGTTAGTGGGCTTCTAGATTGTGACGAACTAGCTTTTTTAGGTGATATAAAAAAACATCCAGATTACAATAAAATAAAAGAATTTGTGAATAAAAGAGGTAAAAAAATAATATCTTTAGGAAAGAATAAATTGATAGACTTAGGTTCTATAATACCTGTTATGACTAGAAAGGAGTGA
- a CDS encoding ABC transporter permease, producing MFSKNLAMILSTTLMYSTPLIFTSLGGIFSENAGVVNIGLEGMMTIGAFAGAAAAVMTGNPWIAFLVAGIAGGIFALLHAIATIKFNADHVVSGIAINFLAPGFALFLCRRLFDGSTMTPPMQLTQKMPRPLNGIFAKGSFMDIVFNTYSTVYIAFALVFVTWFILYKTKLGLRIRAVGEHPKAADTLGINVYKMKYLCVILSGILAGFGGASMSLAIVSTFRPTLISGQGYIALAAVIFGKWKPQGAMLASLLFGASTGLVVFLGNPSVGFSVSENLLSMVPYLITLIVLVLFVGKGNGPAANGQIYEKGER from the coding sequence ATGTTTAGTAAAAATTTAGCAATGATACTTAGTACAACCCTTATGTACTCAACACCGCTTATATTTACTTCTTTAGGAGGAATTTTTTCTGAAAATGCTGGGGTTGTAAATATAGGGCTTGAAGGTATGATGACTATAGGAGCTTTTGCGGGAGCAGCAGCAGCCGTAATGACAGGAAATCCGTGGATAGCATTCTTAGTAGCTGGGATAGCTGGAGGTATATTTGCACTTTTACATGCTATAGCTACAATAAAGTTTAATGCAGATCATGTAGTTTCAGGTATAGCAATAAACTTTTTAGCACCAGGTTTTGCATTGTTTTTATGTAGAAGATTATTTGATGGATCAACTATGACACCTCCTATGCAGTTAACGCAAAAGATGCCAAGACCGCTAAATGGTATTTTCGCTAAAGGAAGTTTTATGGATATAGTATTTAATACTTATTCTACAGTTTATATAGCATTTGCTTTAGTTTTCGTTACTTGGTTTATACTTTATAAAACTAAGCTTGGTCTTAGAATAAGAGCTGTTGGAGAGCATCCAAAAGCTGCTGATACATTAGGAATAAATGTATATAAAATGAAATATCTATGTGTAATACTTTCGGGTATTCTTGCAGGGTTTGGTGGAGCATCAATGAGTTTAGCTATAGTTTCAACGTTTAGACCTACATTAATTTCAGGTCAAGGTTATATAGCGCTTGCAGCTGTTATATTCGGTAAATGGAAGCCTCAAGGAGCTATGCTTGCATCATTATTATTTGGTGCATCTACTGGACTTGTAGTATTCTTAGGAAATCCAAGTGTAGGATTTAGTGTATCAGAAAACTTACTATCAATGGTACCGTATTTAATAACTTTAATTGTATTAGTATTGTTTGTTGGAAAAGGAAATGGACCGGCAGCTAATGGACAAATATATGAAAAAGGTGAAAGATAA
- a CDS encoding glycine/sarcosine/betaine reductase component B subunit gives MRLELGNIFIKDVKFDNETKVEGGTLYVNKDEMIKEIGGDEHIKSIEIEIARPGESVRITPVKDVIEPRVKVEGPGGIFPGVLSKVDTVGSGKTHVLKGAAVVTTGKIVGFQEGIVDMSGPGAEYTPFSKLLNIVVTAEPVDGLKQHEHEKAVRMVGFKAAAYLGEVGRNVEPDEIKVYETESLLESVEKYPDLPKVGYVYMLQTQGLLHDTYVYGVDAKKIVPTILYPTEIMDGAIVSGNCVSACDKNPTYVHVNNSIVHDLYEKHGKEINFVGIIITNENVYLADKERSSNWTAKLCKYLGLDGAIVSQEGFGNPDTDLIMNCKKIEGQGVKTVIVTDEYAGRDGASQSLADADVKADAVVTGGNANQTIVLPPMDKVIGHVEFVDTIAGGFDGSLRKDGSIEVEIQAITGATNETGFGYLTTKGY, from the coding sequence ATGCGTCTAGAATTAGGAAATATCTTTATTAAGGATGTAAAATTTGACAATGAAACTAAGGTTGAAGGTGGAACATTATATGTAAATAAAGATGAGATGATTAAGGAAATTGGAGGAGATGAGCATATAAAGTCAATTGAGATTGAGATTGCTCGTCCAGGAGAAAGTGTAAGAATAACTCCAGTTAAAGACGTTATAGAACCAAGAGTTAAGGTTGAGGGTCCAGGAGGAATATTCCCTGGAGTATTATCAAAGGTAGATACAGTAGGTAGTGGAAAAACTCATGTACTTAAAGGAGCTGCTGTTGTTACTACTGGTAAGATAGTAGGATTCCAAGAAGGTATAGTTGATATGTCTGGCCCAGGAGCTGAATATACTCCTTTTTCTAAATTATTAAATATAGTAGTTACAGCTGAGCCTGTAGATGGATTAAAACAACATGAACATGAAAAAGCTGTTCGTATGGTTGGATTTAAAGCAGCAGCATACTTAGGTGAAGTTGGTAGAAATGTTGAACCAGATGAAATTAAAGTTTATGAGACTGAGTCATTACTTGAATCAGTTGAAAAATATCCAGACCTTCCAAAGGTAGGATATGTATATATGCTTCAAACACAAGGGTTACTTCATGATACATATGTATATGGAGTTGATGCAAAGAAAATAGTTCCAACTATACTATATCCAACAGAGATAATGGATGGAGCAATAGTAAGTGGAAACTGTGTATCTGCTTGTGATAAAAATCCTACTTATGTACATGTTAATAACTCTATAGTACATGATCTATATGAAAAGCATGGAAAAGAAATAAACTTTGTAGGTATTATTATAACTAATGAAAACGTTTATCTTGCTGATAAAGAGAGATCTTCAAATTGGACTGCTAAATTATGTAAATATTTAGGATTAGATGGTGCAATAGTTTCTCAAGAAGGATTTGGAAATCCAGATACAGACCTTATAATGAACTGTAAGAAAATCGAAGGTCAAGGAGTAAAGACTGTTATTGTAACAGATGAATACGCAGGAAGAGATGGAGCATCTCAATCATTAGCAGATGCAGATGTTAAAGCGGATGCAGTTGTTACAGGAGGAAATGCGAATCAAACTATAGTTTTACCTCCTATGGATAAGGTTATAGGACATGTTGAATTTGTAGATACAATAGCTGGTGGATTTGACGGAAGTTTAAGAAAAGATGGAAGTATAGAAGTTGAAATCCAAGCTATAACAGGTGCTACAAATGAAACAGGATTTGGATATTTAACTACTAAAGGATACTAA
- the grdA gene encoding glycine/sarcosine/betaine reductase complex selenoprotein A has protein sequence MGFYDAKKVIIIGDRDGIPGPAMEECLKGTGAEVVFSSTECFVUTAAGAMDLENQQRVKDLTEKHGAENIVVLLGAAEAEAAGLAAETVTAGDPTFAGPLAGVELGLRVYHAVEDKFKGEVDESVYEDQIGMMEMVLEVDEIVEEMKNVRDEFCKFND, from the coding sequence ATGGGATTTTATGATGCTAAAAAAGTTATCATAATTGGTGACAGAGATGGTATACCAGGCCCTGCTATGGAAGAGTGCTTAAAAGGTACTGGAGCAGAGGTTGTATTTTCATCAACAGAATGTTTTGTCTGAACTGCTGCAGGAGCGATGGATCTAGAGAACCAACAACGTGTTAAGGATTTAACTGAGAAGCATGGAGCTGAAAACATTGTTGTTCTTTTAGGTGCCGCTGAAGCTGAAGCTGCTGGTCTAGCAGCTGAGACAGTAACTGCAGGAGATCCAACTTTTGCAGGACCACTTGCTGGTGTAGAACTTGGACTTAGAGTATATCACGCTGTAGAAGATAAATTCAAAGGTGAAGTAGATGAATCTGTATATGAGGATCAAATCGGTATGATGGAAATGGTTCTTGAAGTAGATGAAATAGTAGAGGAAATGAAAAACGTAAGAGATGAATTCTGTAAGTTTAATGATTAA
- a CDS encoding putative sporulation protein YtxC gives MEHIYLGISNDYKDLANVIKLNKSVNKLEGLIEIDIPVYQDKQQTKLLICSQLTNFMINTVKNKTLKEVIDRSYRNTYLSEIDDIYKCSLGLFNDREKEIKQILFDRMYTYLSDNDYLNINGFIKFRLRDFMDYIIELKDRGFEEYLIEKDYNEFINLLKYFVDVQEEKIDILKLYIEKDGSFKLYDKYDKNLEENYIEDIFNIALKENMNEEDFLISSLITLCPKQIYIQDNLENNVSKEIIQTINAIFEGRVTVGYRA, from the coding sequence ATGGAACACATATATTTGGGTATAAGTAATGATTATAAAGATTTGGCAAATGTTATAAAATTAAATAAGAGTGTCAATAAACTAGAGGGATTAATAGAAATAGATATACCTGTTTATCAGGATAAACAGCAAACGAAACTATTAATATGTTCACAATTGACTAACTTTATGATAAATACAGTAAAAAATAAAACTTTAAAAGAAGTTATAGATAGAAGCTATAGAAATACATATTTATCTGAAATTGATGATATATATAAATGTTCTTTAGGTTTGTTTAATGATAGAGAAAAGGAGATAAAACAAATTTTGTTTGACAGAATGTATACTTACCTTTCAGATAATGATTATCTAAATATAAATGGATTTATAAAGTTTAGGTTAAGAGATTTTATGGATTATATAATAGAACTAAAGGATAGAGGGTTTGAAGAATATTTAATTGAAAAAGATTATAATGAATTTATAAATTTATTAAAATATTTTGTTGATGTACAAGAAGAAAAAATAGATATTTTGAAATTGTATATAGAAAAAGATGGATCATTTAAATTATATGATAAGTATGATAAAAATTTAGAAGAAAATTATATCGAAGATATATTTAATATAGCATTAAAAGAGAATATGAATGAAGAAGATTTTTTAATAAGTTCTCTAATAACATTATGTCCAAAACAAATATATATTCAAGATAATTTAGAAAATAATGTATCAAAGGAGATAATACAAACTATAAATGCTATATTTGAAGGAAGAGTTACGGTTGGATATAGAGCTTAA
- a CDS encoding ABC transporter ATP-binding protein — MKEITKKFGNFTANDNINLTVHKGEVHALLGENGAGKSTLMNILYGLYQPTSGEIYINEKKVEIDNPNIAIENGIGMVHQHFMLIPPFTVAENIILGMEPTGALGKIDMQKAIEDVKKISEQYGLYVDPMSKVEDITVGMQQRVEILKALYRGAEILILDEPTAVLTPQEIKELINIIRNLTKQGKSIIIITHKLKEIKEAADFCTIIRRGKYIDTVDVEKTTEDDLAAMMVGREVNFKVDKKEQKLGDVVFKVEDLVAKDNRGLDVLNKLSLEVRKGEILGIAGIDGNGQSELVEVLTGLRKAESGIVFINDKDITNKTPREMFENGLYNIPEDRQKRGLVLDFTVAENMVLENYAKPQFSKGFKLSQENIKSFARDLISKFDVRPADENLKARALSGGNQQKIIIAREVTNDPDLLIATQPTRGLDVGAIEFVHKSLIEQRDKGKGVLLVSLELDEVMSVSDRIAVIYEGKIVGIVDSKDADENTLGLMMAGGTEDEEK, encoded by the coding sequence ATGAAAGAAATAACCAAAAAATTCGGAAATTTCACAGCTAACGACAATATAAACTTAACTGTCCATAAAGGAGAAGTACATGCGCTACTTGGAGAAAATGGCGCAGGTAAATCTACACTTATGAACATACTATATGGTCTGTATCAACCGACTTCGGGAGAAATATATATAAATGAGAAAAAGGTAGAAATAGATAATCCTAATATAGCTATAGAAAATGGAATAGGAATGGTGCATCAGCATTTCATGTTAATCCCCCCATTTACAGTAGCGGAAAACATTATCCTAGGAATGGAACCAACTGGTGCATTGGGAAAAATTGATATGCAAAAAGCAATTGAAGATGTAAAAAAAATATCAGAGCAGTATGGTCTGTATGTTGATCCTATGTCAAAAGTTGAGGACATTACGGTTGGAATGCAGCAAAGGGTTGAAATATTAAAGGCCTTATATAGAGGGGCGGAAATTCTTATACTAGATGAACCTACTGCAGTTTTAACTCCTCAAGAGATAAAAGAATTAATAAATATTATAAGAAATTTAACAAAGCAAGGAAAATCTATAATTATAATAACTCATAAACTAAAAGAGATAAAAGAAGCAGCCGACTTTTGTACTATAATAAGAAGAGGTAAGTATATAGATACAGTTGATGTTGAAAAAACTACTGAAGATGATCTTGCAGCCATGATGGTTGGAAGAGAGGTAAACTTTAAAGTTGATAAAAAAGAACAAAAATTAGGAGATGTAGTTTTTAAAGTTGAAGATTTAGTAGCAAAAGATAACAGAGGGTTAGACGTTTTAAATAAGCTATCTTTAGAAGTTAGAAAAGGTGAAATATTAGGAATAGCTGGAATTGATGGAAATGGACAATCTGAGCTTGTTGAAGTACTTACAGGACTTAGAAAAGCTGAAAGTGGAATCGTTTTCATAAATGATAAAGATATAACGAATAAAACTCCAAGAGAAATGTTTGAAAATGGACTTTATAATATTCCTGAAGATAGACAAAAGAGAGGTTTAGTTCTTGACTTTACGGTTGCAGAAAATATGGTTCTTGAAAACTATGCAAAACCTCAGTTTTCTAAAGGATTTAAATTATCACAAGAAAATATAAAAAGTTTTGCTAGGGATTTAATATCTAAATTCGATGTAAGACCAGCAGATGAGAATTTAAAAGCAAGAGCATTATCTGGAGGTAACCAACAAAAAATAATCATAGCTAGAGAAGTAACTAATGATCCTGATTTATTAATAGCTACTCAACCTACTAGAGGACTTGATGTTGGAGCTATAGAATTTGTCCATAAATCACTAATAGAGCAAAGAGATAAAGGAAAAGGAGTACTTTTAGTATCTTTAGAATTAGATGAGGTTATGAGTGTCTCTGATAGAATAGCGGTAATTTACGAAGGAAAGATAGTTGGTATCGTAGATTCTAAAGACGCTGATGAGAATACTCTGGGTCTTATGATGGCAGGAGGTACTGAAGATGAAGAAAAATAA
- a CDS encoding BMP family lipoprotein: MKKKIISLALTATLLGTMVVGCSKPAEENAGGSEGAKAVKVGMVTDTGGVNDQSFNQSAWEGLKKAEADLGIIPNYQESKQDADYVPNIENLIDQENDLIWGIGFKMADAVKEAAENYPDQKFAIIDNSYGDETPENVIGVTFKEEQCSYLVGLIAGKMTKTNKVGYIGGIEVPVIQKFEYGFRAGVKEANADAEVFVQYANSFSDPAKGKAIAKQMYSNGADILYHAAGDTGTGMIEAAKEEGKFAIGVDRDQNSLAPDNVITSAMKRVDNALYDVSKKLSEGTFEGGTTVTYGLAEGGVDIAPTTEKNVPADVLEFVNEEKQKIVDGEIVVPSNKEEFDAIK, from the coding sequence ATGAAGAAAAAAATAATTTCTCTTGCATTAACTGCAACATTACTTGGAACTATGGTAGTTGGATGTTCTAAGCCTGCAGAAGAAAATGCTGGAGGATCAGAAGGTGCAAAAGCAGTTAAGGTTGGTATGGTAACAGATACTGGTGGAGTTAATGACCAATCATTTAACCAATCTGCATGGGAAGGTCTTAAAAAAGCTGAGGCTGATTTAGGAATAATACCTAATTATCAAGAATCAAAGCAAGATGCAGATTATGTACCAAATATAGAAAACCTTATAGATCAGGAAAACGATTTAATTTGGGGAATTGGATTTAAGATGGCAGATGCTGTTAAGGAAGCTGCTGAAAATTACCCAGATCAAAAATTTGCTATAATAGATAACTCTTATGGAGATGAAACTCCTGAAAATGTAATAGGAGTAACTTTTAAAGAAGAACAGTGTTCTTACTTAGTTGGATTAATAGCTGGAAAAATGACTAAAACTAATAAAGTAGGATATATAGGTGGAATAGAAGTTCCGGTTATACAAAAATTCGAATATGGATTTAGAGCTGGAGTTAAAGAAGCTAATGCAGATGCAGAAGTATTTGTTCAATATGCAAACTCATTCAGTGATCCAGCAAAAGGTAAAGCAATAGCTAAGCAAATGTACTCAAATGGAGCTGATATATTATACCATGCAGCTGGAGACACTGGAACTGGTATGATAGAAGCTGCAAAAGAAGAAGGAAAATTTGCAATTGGTGTTGATAGAGACCAAAATTCTCTAGCTCCTGATAATGTTATAACTTCAGCAATGAAAAGAGTTGATAATGCATTATACGATGTAAGTAAAAAATTATCAGAGGGAACTTTCGAAGGTGGAACAACTGTAACTTATGGTTTAGCAGAAGGTGGAGTTGATATAGCTCCAACTACTGAAAAGAATGTTCCGGCAGATGTATTAGAATTTGTTAATGAAGAAAAACAAAAGATTGTTGATGGAGAGATAGTAGTTCCTTCAAACAAAGAAGAATTCGATGCTATAAAATAA
- the trxA gene encoding thioredoxin TrxA, translating into MLSLDKNIFETEVLQAEGYILVDFWSEGCEPCKALMPDIEKLSEEYADKIKFCKLDTTKARRLAIKQKVLGLPTIAIYKDGEKVEEVTKDDATKENVENMIKKYL; encoded by the coding sequence ATGTTATCACTTGATAAAAATATTTTTGAAACAGAAGTTTTACAAGCTGAAGGGTATATTTTAGTAGACTTTTGGAGTGAAGGATGTGAACCTTGCAAAGCTTTAATGCCAGATATTGAAAAATTATCTGAAGAATATGCTGATAAAATCAAATTTTGTAAATTAGATACAACTAAAGCTAGAAGACTTGCTATAAAACAAAAGGTTTTAGGTCTTCCAACTATAGCTATATACAAAGATGGTGAAAAAGTAGAAGAGGTTACAAAAGATGACGCTACTAAAGAAAATGTAGAAAATATGATTAAGAAGTATTTGTAA
- a CDS encoding ABC transporter permease yields the protein MKKNKKIINDTLLYTLISIFLGLLVGAVVLAASGFSPIDGYAEMIKGIFGKPKYLAWTVVKSTPLILTGLSVAFAFRTGLFNIGAEGQFIVGALTATLVGYFVHVPAIIHIPLTLLSGCLAGAIWGGIAGILKSKFGVNEVISTIMLNWIAFYLSNYFIMMDGFKKPGTEASFNIQDTATIDIKWLKSLVGPATKVNWGIVIALILVVIISYLLYKTVLGFELRAVGFNKYAAEYAGINVNKSMVISMAIAGLLAGSAGAMHVMGVSHKITILAAQEGFGFDGIAVALIGNNTPIGAILGGFLFGALKYGGGKMQNIGAPTEVINIVIGSIIYFIAASRMVKIIIDKMRGGKADV from the coding sequence ATGAAGAAAAATAAAAAAATAATTAATGATACACTTTTATATACATTAATATCTATATTTTTAGGATTACTAGTTGGAGCTGTTGTTCTTGCTGCATCTGGATTTAGTCCTATAGATGGATATGCTGAAATGATTAAAGGTATATTTGGAAAGCCTAAGTATTTAGCTTGGACAGTAGTAAAGTCAACACCTTTAATTCTTACAGGTTTATCTGTAGCATTTGCATTTAGAACAGGGTTATTTAATATAGGAGCGGAAGGACAGTTTATAGTTGGAGCCTTAACTGCAACTCTTGTAGGATACTTTGTACATGTGCCAGCAATTATTCATATTCCACTAACTCTTTTAAGTGGATGTTTAGCTGGAGCTATATGGGGAGGAATTGCAGGAATATTAAAATCTAAATTTGGAGTTAATGAGGTTATATCTACTATAATGCTTAACTGGATAGCGTTTTATCTTTCAAATTATTTTATAATGATGGACGGGTTTAAGAAACCGGGTACAGAGGCATCATTTAATATACAAGATACTGCAACTATAGATATAAAATGGCTTAAATCTTTAGTTGGACCAGCTACAAAAGTTAACTGGGGAATAGTAATTGCTTTAATATTAGTAGTTATAATATCGTATTTATTATACAAAACTGTTTTAGGATTTGAATTAAGAGCAGTTGGATTTAACAAATATGCAGCAGAATATGCTGGAATAAATGTAAATAAATCAATGGTAATATCAATGGCTATAGCTGGACTTTTAGCAGGTTCAGCAGGAGCAATGCATGTTATGGGAGTATCACATAAGATAACTATACTTGCAGCTCAAGAAGGATTCGGTTTTGATGGAATCGCAGTTGCGCTAATAGGAAATAATACTCCTATAGGAGCTATACTTGGAGGATTCTTATTTGGAGCTCTTAAATATGGTGGAGGTAAGATGCAAAACATCGGAGCACCAACTGAAGTTATAAACATAGTTATAGGTTCTATAATTTACTTTATTGCAGCAAGTAGAATGGTAAAAATTATAATAGATAAAATGAGGGGAGGAAAAGCTGATGTTTAG
- the grdB gene encoding glycine reductase complex selenoprotein B, which yields MEKIKVVHYINQFFAGIGGEEKADTKPLIMEEMPPISKNLDKLLGEEAEVVATVVCGDSYFGENIEAAKKEVMDMIKGFNPDLFIAGPAFNAGRYGVAAGSITKEVKDQLNIPVLTGMYPENPGADMFKKELYIVETSNSAAGMRKALPSVAKFALKLAKNETIGSPKEEGYIQRGVRVNYFSDIKGSTRAVDMMIKKLKGEEYVTEYPMPDFDRVDPNPAVKDLSKCKIAIVTSGGIVPKGNPDRIESSSASKYGKYDIAGLDNLTSETHETAHGGHDPVYANEDADRVIPVDVLRDLEKEGVIGELHRYFYTTVGNGTSVANSKKYASEFSKELLADGVDAVILTSTUGTCTRCGATMVKEIERAGIPVVHICTVVPISLTVGANRIVPAIAIPHPLGNPALEPKDEKALRRGIVEKALKALTTEVSDQTVFEG from the coding sequence ATGGAAAAAATAAAAGTAGTTCATTATATTAATCAGTTTTTCGCAGGAATCGGAGGAGAGGAAAAGGCAGATACGAAGCCTTTAATTATGGAAGAAATGCCTCCTATCAGTAAAAACCTAGATAAACTTTTAGGTGAAGAAGCAGAAGTTGTAGCAACTGTAGTTTGTGGAGATTCATATTTTGGTGAAAATATAGAAGCTGCTAAAAAAGAAGTTATGGACATGATAAAAGGATTTAATCCTGACTTATTCATAGCTGGACCAGCTTTCAATGCAGGAAGATATGGAGTAGCAGCTGGATCTATTACTAAAGAAGTAAAAGATCAGCTTAATATACCTGTGCTTACTGGTATGTATCCTGAAAATCCAGGAGCAGATATGTTCAAAAAAGAACTTTATATAGTTGAAACAAGTAATTCAGCTGCTGGTATGAGAAAAGCTCTTCCAAGTGTTGCTAAGTTTGCACTTAAGCTTGCTAAAAATGAAACTATAGGTTCTCCTAAAGAGGAAGGTTATATACAAAGAGGAGTTAGAGTAAATTACTTCTCTGATATTAAAGGATCTACAAGAGCTGTGGATATGATGATTAAAAAATTAAAAGGTGAGGAATATGTAACTGAGTATCCTATGCCTGATTTTGATAGAGTAGATCCAAATCCAGCAGTAAAAGATTTATCAAAGTGTAAAATTGCAATTGTAACTTCAGGTGGAATAGTTCCAAAAGGAAATCCTGATAGAATAGAATCATCTTCAGCATCAAAGTACGGAAAATATGATATAGCTGGACTTGATAATTTAACTTCAGAAACTCATGAAACTGCTCATGGTGGACATGACCCAGTTTATGCAAATGAAGATGCTGACAGAGTAATACCTGTTGACGTTTTAAGAGACTTAGAAAAAGAGGGAGTTATAGGAGAACTTCATAGATACTTCTATACTACTGTAGGTAACGGTACATCTGTTGCAAATTCTAAGAAATATGCTAGTGAATTCTCTAAAGAATTACTTGCAGATGGCGTAGATGCAGTTATCTTAACTTCTACGTGAGGTACTTGTACTCGTTGCGGAGCAACGATGGTAAAAGAAATAGAAAGAGCGGGAATACCTGTTGTTCATATTTGTACAGTAGTTCCTATATCTTTAACAGTTGGAGCAAATAGAATAGTTCCAGCTATAGCAATACCTCATCCTTTAGGAAACCCAGCTTTAGAACCAAAGGATGAAAAAGCACTTAGAAGAGGAATAGTAGAGAAAGCTTTAAAAGCTTTAACTACAGAAGTTTCTGATCAAACTGTATTTGAAGGTTAA